The Fusibacter sp. A1 genome has a segment encoding these proteins:
- a CDS encoding Asp23/Gls24 family envelope stress response protein, whose product MNLHVDNEYGTIEINTDVIATIAGASAIECYGLVGMAAKSATGGIANLLKKEHLTKGIKVHTEGDELTIDLYVIVQFGTKISVVAENIIAKVKYNVENQTGLKVKKVNLNIEGVRVQ is encoded by the coding sequence GTGAATTTACATGTAGATAATGAATACGGCACGATTGAAATCAACACGGATGTTATTGCCACGATTGCAGGCGCGTCTGCGATTGAATGTTATGGACTCGTTGGTATGGCTGCAAAATCAGCTACAGGTGGGATTGCTAACCTTTTGAAAAAAGAACATTTGACTAAAGGCATCAAAGTGCACACGGAAGGCGATGAGTTGACGATCGACTTATATGTCATCGTTCAGTTCGGCACCAAAATTTCTGTGGTAGCGGAGAATATTATCGCTAAAGTTAAATATAATGTTGAAAATCAGACAGGACTTAAAGTAAAAAAAGTAAATTTAAACATCGAGGGTGTGCGAGTTCAGTAG
- a CDS encoding DAK2 domain-containing protein, whose product MEINRIDADLLVKMFKQGTVNLTKHKDIVDSLNVFPVPDGDTGTNMSLTMNYAVGEMLKGEYTSVSEVAKAISKGSLMGARGNSGVILSQIFRGFAKGCEHHETLGVLELSNALIESARTAYKAVLKPVEGTILTVIREIGEKAEERIEESQTLHAFFEAMLVQGELTLKNTPNLLPQLKQAGVVDAGGKGLMTIFTGFYEALLGKEGQDISFELPSTTPVQASINPDDIHFTYCTEFIVRGDNLENADLKNLIVDMGDSMVYVPDEDLIKVHIHTNDPGLVMQEALKFGELIKIKIENMKEQHGTILDEHHVHEEVIKGEKKAFGFVAVAMGEGLADVYRDLKVDYIIEGGQTMNPSTEDIKKAIDQVHAEHVFILPNNSNIILAANQAKELSEQSVFVLPTKTVLQGISAMLAFDPHHDAQGNFDEMLSAISDVKSIQVTYAVRDTVVNDIEISTDDYLGILDNQIVASAKDMKETIFSAMELAVDDMSEIVTVYYGEDVSESDAKALAEELEERYEDIEFEVYPGKQPIYYYLISVE is encoded by the coding sequence GTGGAAATCAACCGTATTGACGCTGATTTATTGGTCAAAATGTTTAAACAGGGAACTGTGAATCTAACGAAACATAAAGATATCGTGGATTCATTGAACGTATTTCCTGTTCCTGATGGTGATACGGGCACCAACATGTCTTTGACGATGAATTATGCAGTAGGAGAAATGTTAAAGGGAGAGTATACATCGGTTTCTGAAGTCGCCAAGGCGATTTCAAAGGGATCCCTCATGGGGGCCAGAGGAAACTCGGGTGTCATTCTTTCACAGATTTTTAGAGGATTCGCAAAAGGCTGTGAACACCATGAGACATTAGGTGTTCTGGAATTGTCGAATGCGCTGATCGAAAGCGCGAGGACGGCCTACAAGGCGGTCCTAAAACCGGTTGAAGGAACTATCTTGACCGTCATCAGAGAAATTGGTGAGAAGGCGGAAGAACGTATAGAGGAAAGCCAGACGCTTCACGCTTTTTTTGAAGCGATGCTGGTTCAAGGTGAGCTTACGCTTAAGAATACTCCGAACCTGCTTCCACAGCTAAAGCAAGCTGGAGTGGTAGATGCCGGCGGTAAAGGATTAATGACGATCTTTACAGGTTTTTATGAAGCTCTACTCGGAAAAGAAGGACAAGATATCTCGTTCGAACTACCTTCGACGACCCCGGTACAGGCATCTATCAATCCTGACGACATCCACTTCACGTATTGCACGGAGTTTATCGTCAGAGGCGACAACTTGGAAAACGCCGATTTGAAAAATCTGATCGTGGACATGGGAGACAGCATGGTCTATGTTCCTGATGAAGACCTGATCAAGGTACATATACATACCAATGATCCTGGCCTAGTCATGCAAGAGGCGCTTAAGTTCGGTGAACTGATTAAAATTAAAATTGAAAACATGAAAGAACAACATGGCACGATACTTGATGAGCATCATGTGCATGAAGAAGTGATAAAAGGTGAAAAGAAAGCCTTCGGCTTTGTCGCCGTAGCCATGGGTGAAGGTCTTGCCGATGTCTATAGGGACTTAAAGGTGGATTATATCATCGAAGGCGGTCAGACAATGAATCCGTCTACAGAAGACATAAAAAAAGCCATCGACCAGGTCCATGCAGAGCACGTATTCATCTTACCGAACAACTCCAATATCATCCTTGCGGCCAATCAGGCTAAAGAACTTTCGGAGCAATCGGTCTTTGTACTTCCAACGAAGACAGTGCTTCAGGGAATCAGCGCGATGCTGGCATTCGACCCGCATCATGACGCACAAGGCAATTTCGATGAAATGCTGTCTGCGATCAGTGACGTGAAATCCATTCAGGTGACCTATGCTGTAAGGGATACGGTGGTGAACGATATCGAGATTTCAACCGATGACTATTTAGGCATCCTTGACAATCAGATCGTCGCTTCTGCAAAAGATATGAAAGAAACCATCTTCAGTGCGATGGAACTTGCGGTGGACGATATGTCTGAAATCGTAACGGTCTACTATGGTGAAGACGTGTCAGAATCCGATGCGAAAGCTTTGGCTGAAGAGCTTGAAGAGCGATATGAAGATATTGAATTTGAAGTGTATCCAGGCAAACAGCCGATCTACTACTATCTGATTTCTGTAGAATAG
- the recG gene encoding ATP-dependent DNA helicase RecG, protein MCSNLKGPCNSLAHNSDSSVIINKQRRSQIMLYSPISSLKGIGPQKEKRFNQLGVFTLEDLIMHLPRRYEDRRVVIQIAEALNEEKAVLKVTVLSHRTSRIKARQTMTKISVDDGSGRAELVFMNINYIDKQFIVGETYWVYGAVKVSGRQVSLFHPEFIHVEKAENGFGIVPVYALTDGLTQKDVYKAVGQVTAEMGRLRDVLPNTILDRHGYPSLADAVAGMHFPEDVEDLQIARERMIYEELFHLQMALLVIKMHVREIEKPRRYGSITGDVHHLFPFELTKGQKDAVEEIFKDMDSVHCMNRLLQGDVGSGKTAVSVAAVYKAVKSGYQAAIMAPTEILARQHDESFRKFLGEDVKIVLLTSQVKNKAGLIEQVEAGEFDVIIGTHALIQSEVRFKALSLVITDEQHRFGVGQRQIIADKAGVPIDTLVMSATPIPRTLSLIIYGDMDVTMIKERPVGRLPIHTHYVKTSKVKDMLVFIKEKLAVGEQAYFVAPLIEESEHVDLKSAKELYEELEPVFRQEGIAWLHGKMKPSEKNEIMEKFKTGKIKVLIATTVIEVGVDVPKATMMVITHSERFGLSQLHQLRGRVGRGGGQSYCFLLSDSPGKIAKERIKVMVSTDDGFEIANKDLTIRGPGEIIGTRQHGLPELKLADLTKHGDILDKVQLDCQDLLVDEYVTEEYIAWLSKHLVL, encoded by the coding sequence TTGTGCTCAAACCTCAAGGGTCCATGTAACTCACTTGCTCATAATAGCGATTCATCTGTTATAATTAATAAACAGAGAAGGAGCCAAATTATGTTATACTCACCAATTTCATCTCTCAAGGGTATTGGACCACAAAAAGAGAAGCGGTTCAACCAATTGGGGGTTTTCACATTAGAAGATCTGATCATGCACTTGCCAAGGCGTTATGAGGACAGGCGTGTGGTGATTCAGATAGCGGAAGCCTTGAACGAGGAAAAAGCCGTGCTTAAGGTCACCGTGCTAAGCCATAGGACTTCTAGGATCAAAGCCAGACAGACCATGACTAAAATCAGCGTGGATGACGGTTCGGGAAGGGCCGAGCTCGTCTTTATGAACATCAACTATATCGATAAGCAGTTTATCGTTGGAGAGACTTACTGGGTTTACGGAGCAGTTAAGGTAAGCGGACGGCAGGTTAGCCTATTTCATCCGGAATTCATCCATGTGGAAAAGGCGGAAAACGGCTTTGGCATCGTACCGGTCTATGCGCTGACAGACGGACTTACACAAAAGGACGTCTATAAGGCTGTCGGGCAGGTGACTGCCGAAATGGGTAGACTGAGGGATGTTCTTCCTAACACGATCCTCGACAGGCATGGTTATCCGTCCTTAGCTGATGCGGTAGCGGGCATGCATTTTCCCGAGGACGTGGAAGACCTGCAGATCGCTAGAGAGCGCATGATCTATGAGGAGCTCTTCCATTTGCAAATGGCACTGCTGGTCATTAAAATGCACGTGAGGGAGATCGAAAAGCCACGGCGGTATGGAAGTATTACAGGCGATGTCCACCACCTGTTTCCCTTTGAGCTTACCAAAGGACAAAAGGATGCTGTCGAGGAGATCTTTAAGGATATGGACAGCGTCCACTGCATGAATAGGCTCTTGCAAGGGGATGTAGGTTCCGGGAAGACCGCTGTCTCTGTAGCAGCTGTCTATAAGGCTGTAAAAAGCGGATATCAGGCTGCAATCATGGCGCCGACTGAAATACTTGCAAGACAACACGATGAAAGTTTTAGAAAATTCCTGGGAGAGGACGTAAAGATCGTATTGCTGACCTCTCAGGTTAAGAATAAGGCTGGTCTGATAGAGCAGGTCGAGGCGGGTGAGTTCGATGTGATAATCGGAACCCATGCCTTGATTCAGAGCGAGGTGAGGTTCAAGGCCTTAAGTCTTGTGATCACCGATGAGCAGCATAGGTTCGGTGTCGGTCAAAGGCAGATCATAGCGGATAAGGCCGGCGTGCCGATCGATACGCTTGTGATGTCGGCGACTCCGATTCCGCGAACCCTTTCCTTAATCATCTATGGGGACATGGATGTTACGATGATCAAAGAGAGACCTGTGGGCAGATTGCCGATCCATACGCATTATGTCAAGACCTCCAAGGTCAAGGACATGCTCGTCTTTATCAAGGAGAAGCTCGCTGTTGGGGAGCAGGCTTATTTTGTAGCCCCTTTGATTGAAGAATCGGAACATGTGGATTTGAAATCCGCAAAAGAACTCTATGAAGAACTCGAACCGGTATTCAGGCAAGAGGGCATCGCATGGCTTCATGGAAAAATGAAACCAAGCGAGAAAAATGAAATTATGGAAAAGTTCAAGACGGGTAAGATAAAGGTCTTGATAGCGACCACGGTCATCGAAGTCGGAGTGGACGTGCCGAAGGCGACCATGATGGTCATCACTCATTCCGAACGCTTCGGCCTGTCTCAGCTGCATCAGCTTAGAGGTCGCGTGGGAAGAGGTGGCGGTCAGTCCTATTGTTTCCTGCTTTCCGATTCGCCAGGAAAAATCGCAAAGGAAAGAATCAAAGTGATGGTATCAACCGATGACGGCTTCGAGATAGCCAATAAGGATCTGACCATCAGGGGTCCGGGTGAGATCATAGGGACCAGACAACATGGACTTCCGGAGCTGAAACTCGCTGATTTGACTAAACATGGAGATATACTGGATAAGGTGCAATTGGACTGTCAAGACCTACTTGTGGACGAGTATGTGACAGAGGAATATATCGCGTGGCTTTCCAAACACCTAGTCTTATAA
- a CDS encoding sensor histidine kinase: protein MKNKKLSTGLYIKFILSVILPVTILSFVAISYALDYLTDLTLARNAQILDMLVSRIDNTFYTPINELSNLRNHMLRVGYDQREEAIDLMAVNAKTDEYFSLYAVTDADGLVVAVYPENDRMTGIDYSGKSNVKRIMDGEYIAWSSPSTDAQTGANVIELSIPLNEGYVLTGVVDLRVIQVLVEDITYKGEVIVGVTDDTGKYIAHTDYSMVMNEMTDPLILSAEEEDVQTVMLNGEKFVPLKKSIGREGWQVVAYQNKNAIHTELIQLVFWMGVIAVLSIVFVSVIASKSINHIMVNVNVLKNYVKRVGSGDYQSETLTSPFEEFQTMIASFENMVLEVKKREKDILDKQNQITTMNEELEVRVEDRTNKLIKANLYLEKTLEDLKETQSHLIESEKMASLGNLVAGIAHEINTPIGVGLTAASYLQKETEEVNIAFARGELTKGLFEEYLGTCEESVRIIMANVERASNLVKSFKMVAVDQSSGDERIFNLKEYIEDTIKSLKPKLKKKDVDIELDIDNDINMITNPGDISQLTTNFIVNALTHAFGERKGVLKISGKLTTHGIQLVFKDDGVGMPSHVKEFVFEPFFTTKRGQGGSGLGLNIVYNIITQKFRGTIRCESEVNVGTTFIIDLPLSDKVLVRSQNARHIGES from the coding sequence ATGAAAAATAAAAAGCTCTCTACAGGACTTTACATTAAATTCATATTATCGGTGATCCTGCCAGTGACTATTCTAAGTTTCGTGGCGATTTCCTATGCGCTCGATTATCTGACCGATTTGACACTTGCAAGAAATGCGCAGATTCTTGATATGTTGGTCTCTCGCATAGACAATACATTCTATACACCCATAAACGAGCTGAGCAATCTACGAAACCACATGCTAAGAGTCGGTTATGACCAAAGGGAAGAGGCTATCGACCTGATGGCTGTCAACGCCAAGACGGACGAGTACTTTTCTTTGTATGCTGTCACGGACGCAGACGGTTTGGTGGTCGCTGTTTATCCTGAGAACGATAGGATGACCGGCATTGACTATAGTGGAAAGAGCAATGTAAAAAGAATCATGGATGGAGAATATATCGCATGGTCGTCGCCATCTACAGATGCCCAGACGGGTGCGAATGTCATTGAACTGTCCATTCCACTTAATGAAGGCTACGTGCTGACAGGTGTCGTCGACCTGAGGGTCATTCAGGTACTTGTAGAGGATATCACCTATAAGGGTGAGGTTATCGTGGGAGTCACAGACGACACCGGTAAATATATCGCCCACACCGACTACAGCATGGTCATGAACGAAATGACCGATCCGCTGATTCTGTCCGCTGAAGAAGAGGACGTGCAAACCGTGATGCTAAACGGCGAGAAGTTTGTACCGCTTAAAAAGTCGATCGGAAGGGAAGGGTGGCAGGTGGTCGCCTATCAGAACAAGAATGCGATTCATACAGAACTGATTCAACTTGTCTTTTGGATGGGCGTCATTGCGGTGCTTTCGATTGTTTTTGTAAGTGTCATCGCATCGAAAAGCATCAACCATATCATGGTCAATGTCAATGTGCTCAAGAACTATGTAAAGAGAGTGGGTAGCGGAGATTATCAGTCAGAGACGCTGACTTCTCCTTTTGAAGAGTTTCAGACGATGATCGCCAGTTTTGAAAACATGGTTTTAGAAGTCAAAAAACGCGAAAAGGATATTTTAGATAAGCAAAACCAGATAACGACGATGAACGAAGAACTTGAAGTCAGAGTGGAAGACCGCACCAACAAGCTCATTAAGGCGAACCTATACCTTGAAAAGACGCTTGAGGACCTAAAAGAGACCCAGTCGCATCTGATCGAATCCGAAAAGATGGCGTCCCTTGGAAATCTTGTGGCGGGAATCGCCCATGAGATCAACACTCCGATCGGCGTAGGTCTGACAGCTGCCTCCTATCTTCAAAAGGAGACGGAAGAAGTCAATATCGCTTTTGCCAGGGGTGAACTGACAAAGGGGCTCTTCGAGGAATACCTGGGAACTTGTGAAGAGAGTGTGCGTATCATCATGGCCAATGTCGAAAGAGCGTCCAATCTTGTGAAATCCTTTAAGATGGTGGCGGTAGATCAGTCAAGCGGCGACGAAAGGATCTTCAATCTCAAAGAGTATATCGAAGATACGATCAAATCCCTTAAGCCTAAACTTAAAAAGAAAGATGTGGACATTGAGCTGGATATAGACAATGATATAAACATGATCACAAATCCAGGAGACATCTCCCAGTTGACGACTAATTTTATCGTGAATGCGCTCACCCATGCTTTCGGTGAAAGAAAAGGCGTGCTCAAGATCAGCGGGAAACTCACCACCCATGGCATCCAACTGGTATTCAAAGACGATGGAGTCGGAATGCCAAGCCATGTGAAGGAGTTTGTCTTCGAACCCTTCTTCACTACAAAAAGAGGACAGGGCGGTAGTGGTTTAGGACTGAATATCGTGTATAATATCATTACACAGAAATTTAGAGGAACAATCAGATGTGAAAGCGAAGTCAATGTGGGGACAACCTTTATTATCGACTTGCCGCTTTCAGACAAAGTACTTGTGAGGAGTCAAAATGCGCGTCATATCGGGGAAAGCTAG
- the rsmD gene encoding 16S rRNA (guanine(966)-N(2))-methyltransferase RsmD, translating into MRVISGKARGTHLRTIEGMSTRPTTDRVKEALFSSIQFEVLDANCLDAFAGSGALGIEALSRGAELAVFIDQSPECVKVINQNLVKTSLIDKAKVIKGDVFDVVSRLKGTVSPFGLVFLDPPYGQGLCEKIILRLIQDDMLIKNAIIVIEHDNNEILEATIGPFIRVKSKRYGSTYLSTYREAD; encoded by the coding sequence ATGCGCGTCATATCGGGGAAAGCTAGGGGAACACACCTTAGAACCATAGAAGGAATGAGTACACGGCCGACAACGGACCGGGTGAAAGAAGCCTTGTTCAGCAGTATACAGTTTGAAGTTTTAGATGCCAATTGCCTGGACGCTTTCGCAGGATCCGGTGCCCTTGGTATAGAAGCGCTCAGTAGAGGCGCTGAACTTGCGGTCTTCATCGACCAGTCGCCAGAGTGCGTCAAGGTGATCAATCAGAACCTTGTGAAGACGAGTCTTATTGATAAGGCCAAGGTGATCAAAGGAGACGTATTCGATGTCGTTTCAAGACTCAAAGGCACGGTAAGCCCGTTTGGTCTTGTGTTTTTAGATCCGCCATACGGTCAAGGACTTTGTGAAAAAATCATTTTAAGGCTAATTCAAGATGACATGCTCATAAAAAACGCTATAATAGTCATAGAGCACGATAATAACGAAATACTTGAAGCGACCATCGGTCCTTTTATTCGTGTAAAATCAAAAAGGTATGGTAGTACGTACCTATCGACATACAGGGAGGCTGATTGA
- the coaD gene encoding pantetheine-phosphate adenylyltransferase has translation MKLAVYPGSFDPLTNGHLDLIKRAALLFDHVIVAISINSSKKPMFELDERKKMIEEVVSEFDNVTVDTVGGLIVDYISERENAVLIKGLRALSDFEMEFQMALMNRKLKPEVETLFLMTSMDYAAVSSSIVKEINRFGGDISELVPPLIAEAMVKRRG, from the coding sequence ATGAAATTGGCGGTTTATCCAGGAAGTTTCGATCCGCTTACAAACGGACATTTAGATTTGATAAAAAGGGCAGCACTTCTGTTTGACCATGTGATTGTCGCGATTTCAATCAATAGCAGTAAAAAACCTATGTTTGAACTCGACGAGAGAAAAAAGATGATCGAAGAAGTGGTTTCAGAATTTGACAATGTCACTGTGGATACGGTAGGGGGACTTATCGTAGACTACATCTCAGAAAGAGAGAATGCCGTCCTGATAAAGGGGCTGCGCGCGCTGTCTGATTTTGAAATGGAGTTCCAAATGGCGCTTATGAACCGCAAATTAAAACCGGAAGTAGAAACATTATTTTTGATGACTAGTATGGATTATGCTGCGGTCAGTTCTTCAATTGTTAAGGAAATCAATCGATTTGGCGGAGACATCTCTGAGCTCGTACCGCCACTCATCGCTGAGGCTATGGTTAAAAGGAGAGGTTAA
- a CDS encoding ATPase, with protein MKVLELLEQLEDLIENSSGVPLFGKALIDREEVLAILKDVRLVMPDEVKQAKWIKDERGKILNDAQQESERILRSAQSEANVIVAEAQDRVEKLVQKDEIVKIARVKGQEIIDTAKMQSVEIKTGAYRYADDVMGQLEINLEKHYDSVKRNRIELEKYQLKAQE; from the coding sequence ATGAAAGTTCTTGAATTATTGGAGCAGTTAGAAGATTTGATTGAAAACTCGTCAGGCGTTCCCTTGTTCGGTAAGGCGCTGATAGACCGTGAGGAAGTGCTGGCGATCTTAAAAGACGTCAGGCTTGTGATGCCGGATGAAGTGAAACAGGCGAAATGGATCAAGGACGAACGCGGCAAGATACTGAATGACGCTCAACAAGAGTCGGAGCGTATTTTACGCAGCGCTCAAAGCGAAGCGAATGTGATTGTGGCAGAAGCTCAGGACAGAGTGGAAAAACTCGTTCAAAAAGACGAAATCGTCAAGATCGCGCGCGTCAAAGGGCAAGAAATCATCGATACTGCCAAAATGCAAAGCGTTGAGATAAAAACAGGTGCCTATCGATACGCGGATGATGTGATGGGGCAACTGGAGATTAATCTTGAAAAACACTACGACTCGGTAAAAAGAAACCGTATCGAGCTTGAAAAATATCAGCTTAAGGCTCAGGAATAG
- a CDS encoding nucleotidyltransferase codes for MRICGLITEYNPFHNGHLYHASEAKRQTGADVVVAVMSGHFLQRGEPAMMDKWQRAKAAVEAGIDLVIELPVYYSTASAEMFAYGAVALLDRLGADVICFGSESGDISSLMEVAAVIDRPSDVFDQVVRKHLDEGLGYHVARAKAVDEVLGVHYAFSANNILGIEYIRAVKRLESAMEITTIRRIGNDYNDKDIKSPIASATAIRELFKFRPVDWETLRTTVPQTTFDAIYDYSKYTTLDDFHTIFNAVVLREGPSGLRKYRDVKEGLENKIVSSIGEVGGLEATIEAIKSKRYTRTRIQRMITSILLGIEAFEDPYTLEWLDYARVLAFNEQGSELIRHIKKTKEITILTNLARDLKKYRKNNPLIELDIRATGMYSQVNHSINMRSDYVMRPIKVE; via the coding sequence ATGAGAATATGTGGTCTTATCACAGAATACAATCCTTTTCACAATGGACACTTGTATCATGCCAGTGAAGCGAAGAGGCAGACAGGGGCGGATGTAGTCGTAGCCGTCATGAGCGGACATTTTCTTCAACGGGGAGAACCGGCGATGATGGACAAGTGGCAGCGTGCGAAAGCGGCGGTGGAAGCTGGTATCGATCTGGTGATAGAATTGCCGGTCTATTACAGTACCGCTAGCGCCGAGATGTTCGCCTACGGTGCTGTGGCGCTGCTTGACAGACTTGGAGCGGATGTGATCTGCTTCGGAAGTGAAAGTGGTGACATAAGTTCTTTGATGGAGGTCGCGGCGGTGATCGATCGACCGAGCGATGTCTTTGACCAAGTGGTCAGAAAACACCTTGATGAGGGACTCGGTTATCACGTGGCAAGAGCGAAAGCGGTGGATGAGGTGCTGGGCGTGCATTACGCTTTCAGTGCGAACAACATCTTGGGTATCGAATACATCAGGGCGGTTAAACGACTTGAAAGTGCCATGGAGATAACAACGATTAGGCGTATCGGCAATGACTATAACGATAAGGATATCAAGTCGCCTATCGCATCTGCGACGGCTATAAGAGAACTGTTCAAGTTTAGACCCGTTGACTGGGAGACCTTAAGGACGACCGTGCCGCAAACCACCTTTGATGCCATTTACGACTACTCAAAATACACGACACTTGATGACTTTCACACGATTTTCAATGCGGTGGTCTTAAGGGAGGGTCCGTCAGGACTCAGAAAATACCGTGATGTGAAAGAAGGACTTGAAAATAAGATTGTTTCTTCGATCGGAGAGGTCGGCGGACTGGAAGCGACGATTGAAGCGATCAAGTCCAAAAGGTACACGCGTACCCGTATCCAACGTATGATCACATCGATCTTACTGGGGATTGAAGCGTTTGAAGACCCTTATACGCTTGAATGGCTCGATTATGCCAGAGTGCTTGCCTTCAACGAGCAAGGGAGCGAGCTGATCAGACACATCAAGAAGACAAAAGAGATCACGATTCTCACGAATCTGGCGCGTGATTTAAAAAAATATCGCAAGAACAACCCATTAATTGAGTTAGATATCAGGGCGACGGGTATGTATTCACAAGTAAATCATTCTATAAATATGAGAAGTGATTATGTAATGAGGCCGATTAAAGTGGAATGA
- a CDS encoding acetate/propionate family kinase — MNILVINCGSSSLKYQLINMNDESVLANGLVERIGLEGSRLKHQAFDNEKVTIEVPMNDHKEALNNVLAAIVNPEYGSIKELNEINAVGHRVVHAGEKYSASVIIDKDVIAALEECIELAPLHNPPNLMGIEAMQELLPGVPMVGVFDTAFHQTMPEVEYIYPLPYEMYQKYGVRRYGFHGTSHRYVSQRAADILGKDIKDLRLIVCHLGNGASLCAIDGGKSVVTSMGFTPLEGLVMGTRCGDIDPAIVTYLMEKENLDVQGINDVLNKQSGVFGISGISSDFRDIENAAFDGDKRAQLALDSFDGRVRKYIAAYATVMGGVDAVIFTAGLGENSAMNRASICDKLQFMGIEVDAEKNNVRGKEAIISKDNATVKVMVVPTNEELMIARDTLELVSK, encoded by the coding sequence ATGAACATTTTAGTGATTAACTGCGGTTCTTCATCTTTGAAGTACCAACTTATCAACATGAATGATGAATCAGTATTGGCCAATGGTTTAGTAGAGCGTATTGGTTTAGAGGGTTCAAGACTTAAGCACCAAGCTTTTGATAATGAAAAAGTTACAATCGAAGTTCCAATGAATGACCATAAGGAAGCGCTTAACAACGTACTTGCTGCTATTGTTAACCCTGAATATGGATCAATCAAAGAGTTGAATGAAATTAACGCTGTAGGTCACAGAGTTGTTCACGCAGGTGAAAAATACTCGGCTTCTGTAATCATCGATAAAGATGTTATCGCTGCCCTTGAAGAGTGTATCGAACTTGCGCCACTTCACAACCCACCAAACCTGATGGGTATCGAAGCGATGCAAGAACTTCTTCCAGGCGTACCTATGGTCGGTGTGTTCGACACAGCCTTCCATCAGACAATGCCAGAAGTAGAGTACATCTACCCGCTACCATACGAAATGTATCAGAAATACGGCGTACGTCGTTACGGCTTCCACGGAACATCTCACAGATATGTTTCTCAAAGAGCTGCTGACATCTTAGGCAAAGACATCAAAGATCTTCGTTTGATCGTTTGTCATCTTGGAAATGGTGCTTCACTATGTGCGATCGACGGTGGTAAATCAGTTGTCACATCGATGGGCTTCACACCTCTTGAAGGTCTTGTGATGGGAACTCGTTGCGGAGATATCGACCCAGCGATCGTTACTTACCTGATGGAAAAAGAGAATCTTGATGTTCAAGGAATCAACGATGTATTGAATAAGCAATCTGGCGTATTCGGCATTTCTGGAATCAGCTCTGACTTTAGAGATATCGAGAATGCTGCATTCGACGGCGACAAACGTGCACAACTTGCCCTTGATTCTTTCGACGGCAGAGTAAGAAAATATATCGCTGCCTATGCGACAGTTATGGGTGGTGTTGACGCAGTGATCTTCACAGCAGGCTTAGGTGAGAACTCTGCGATGAACCGCGCAAGCATTTGTGATAAACTTCAGTTCATGGGTATCGAAGTCGATGCTGAAAAGAACAATGTTCGCGGCAAAGAGGCGATCATCAGTAAGGATAACGCTACTGTGAAAGTTATGGTAGTACCTACTAATGAAGAGCTTATGATCGCAAGAGATACTTTGGAACTTGTTAGTAAATAA
- a CDS encoding DUF177 domain-containing protein, with amino-acid sequence MQLDLFDLKQNRKKEISFEETLTFAKDMLIGHNVDSVEPFAVAGKVCFLDNKLYIHFHYEGMVHFVCDRCLSVFAYALKNEVSRELSELDEFDVDWLVIRDGKIDLTEALTDDILINLPIQLLCSENCEGLCPTCGANLNVESCECDNETIDPRLEGLKNFFN; translated from the coding sequence ATGCAACTAGATTTATTTGATTTGAAGCAAAATCGGAAGAAAGAGATTTCTTTCGAAGAAACACTTACATTCGCAAAAGATATGCTTATCGGTCATAATGTAGATAGCGTAGAGCCGTTTGCTGTTGCCGGTAAAGTGTGTTTTCTAGATAACAAGCTTTATATTCATTTTCACTATGAAGGTATGGTACACTTCGTATGTGACAGATGCTTGTCGGTCTTTGCCTATGCGCTCAAAAATGAGGTAAGCAGAGAACTGTCGGAGTTAGATGAATTTGATGTGGACTGGCTTGTTATTCGAGATGGGAAAATAGATTTAACTGAGGCGCTAACGGATGATATTCTTATCAATTTACCGATTCAGTTGTTGTGCTCCGAAAATTGTGAGGGCTTATGTCCTACATGCGGAGCGAATCTAAACGTTGAATCATGTGAGTGCGATAATGAAACGATTGATCCAAGATTAGAAGGTCTCAAGAACTTCTTTAACTAA
- the rpmF gene encoding 50S ribosomal protein L32, protein MAVPKRKTSKARRDKRRASNIRMTAPQVIKCPQCHEPNMPHRVCAACGHYKGKEVIAVD, encoded by the coding sequence ATGGCAGTACCAAAGCGTAAGACATCCAAGGCAAGAAGAGACAAAAGAAGAGCGTCTAACATCAGAATGACAGCTCCTCAAGTAATCAAATGTCCTCAATGCCACGAACCTAACATGCCGCACAGAGTATGTGCAGCTTGCGGTCATTACAAAGGCAAAGAAGTAATTGCTGTTGACTAA